A DNA window from Agrobacterium vaccinii contains the following coding sequences:
- a CDS encoding IS630 family transposase (programmed frameshift) has product MTAPISNDLRERVVAAVSSGESVRAVAARFDVAASSVVKWSQRHRATGSVRPGKMGGYRKRILEPHRSFIAERLAQNPHLTLHGLKAELALRGIAVSHNTIWKFIRSEGLRFKKTLFALEQARADVARRRERWKTLQHHLDPERLVFIDETWIKTNMTPIRGWGPKGKRLRAFAPHGHWRTLTFLGALRKDRLAAPCVFDGPINGQCFRAYVEQQLVPVLKPGDIVVMDNLGSHKSAAVRQAITAAGARLWFLPPYSSDLNPIEQAFSKIKHWMRNAQKRSIEDTWRHIGGLVETIRPDECANYIRNAGYGSVKR; this is encoded by the exons ATGACCGCACCGATATCAAATGATCTTCGTGAACGTGTTGTCGCAGCCGTGTCGAGCGGCGAAAGCGTCCGTGCCGTTGCAGCGCGCTTTGATGTGGCCGCGTCTTCGGTGGTGAAATGGTCTCAGCGCCATCGTGCGACCGGATCGGTTCGTCCAGGCAAGATGGGTGGTTACCGCAAGCGCATCCTGGAGCCACATCGCAGCTTCATTGCCGAACGGCTCGCTCAGAATCCACACCTGACACTGCATGGACTGAAGGCCGAACTTGCCTTGCGAGGCATCGCCGTCTCCCACAATACGATTTGGAAATTCATCCGCAGCGAGGGGCTGCGCTTT AAAAAAACGCTGTTCGCCCTTGAACAGGCGCGTGCCGATGTCGCCCGTAGAAGAGAGCGATGGAAGACCTTACAGCATCACCTCGATCCTGAACGGCTGGTCTTCATTGATGAGACCTGGATCAAGACCAACATGACACCCATCAGGGGCTGGGGACCCAAAGGCAAGCGACTGCGTGCGTTTGCGCCGCATGGGCACTGGCGTACGCTGACATTCCTCGGTGCATTGAGAAAGGATCGGTTGGCAGCACCTTGTGTCTTCGACGGACCGATCAACGGTCAGTGCTTTCGTGCCTATGTCGAACAGCAGTTGGTTCCGGTTCTCAAGCCAGGCGACATCGTCGTCATGGACAATCTTGGCAGCCACAAATCCGCGGCAGTCCGTCAGGCGATCACGGCTGCCGGTGCTCGGCTATGGTTCCTGCCACCCTACTCGTCGGACCTCAATCCAATCGAACAGGCCTTCTCGAAGATAAAGCACTGGATGCGCAACGCACAGAAGCGCAGCATCGAAGATACCTGGCGGCATATTGGCGGGCTGGTCGAAACGATCCGACCCGACGAATGCGCAAACTACATCAGAAATGCAGGATATGGTTCCGTCAAAAGGTGA
- a CDS encoding helix-turn-helix domain-containing protein, which produces MKEIPSPISIGEIAAELGCSVRTVRRYYARGRLPTFKVGSNTSPIKMSRVDLRAFQKKKGKR; this is translated from the coding sequence ATGAAAGAAATTCCAAGCCCGATCAGCATTGGGGAGATCGCCGCTGAACTTGGTTGCTCGGTGCGGACTGTAAGGCGTTACTATGCACGAGGCAGACTGCCGACATTCAAAGTCGGCTCCAATACCAGCCCAATCAAAATGAGCCGCGTCGATCTTCGCGCCTTCCAAAAAAAGAAGGGAAAGCGTTGA
- a CDS encoding PAAR-like domain-containing protein, with amino-acid sequence MSIAKISARKCASNVIVSTTPDVCWTPIGSDIVKVGYSSIAFLDTAIRHSTTVRNNGKFDFQLNSRCAKSTGHEAGTKRGVVVPGYLGPAHVEVASPFMFSEGWATCSHRDPAWINRPDPGPVEPHKLQVQAPIILAANDGTPGNNRAQNAQVDAVCRILKLTRDQRQILHREIGGQNYGFQEIMECAKDTFGK; translated from the coding sequence GTGAGCATCGCAAAAATCTCCGCCCGAAAATGTGCATCGAACGTGATCGTCTCCACGACACCCGATGTCTGCTGGACACCAATCGGATCTGATATCGTAAAAGTGGGCTATTCTTCGATTGCTTTCCTAGATACGGCGATACGGCACTCGACGACAGTTCGAAATAACGGCAAGTTCGATTTTCAGCTAAATTCTCGCTGCGCTAAATCAACCGGCCATGAAGCGGGTACGAAAAGGGGCGTCGTCGTTCCTGGATATCTTGGCCCTGCCCACGTAGAAGTGGCTTCGCCTTTTATGTTTTCCGAAGGATGGGCTACCTGCAGCCACAGGGACCCGGCTTGGATCAATCGGCCAGATCCCGGTCCGGTGGAGCCGCACAAGTTGCAGGTGCAGGCACCAATCATATTAGCGGCAAATGACGGAACGCCTGGGAATAACCGAGCTCAGAACGCGCAGGTTGATGCAGTTTGCAGAATACTGAAGCTCACAAGAGACCAAAGGCAAATCCTTCATAGAGAAATTGGCGGCCAAAACTATGGGTTCCAAGAAATAATGGAATGCGCGAAGGACACGTTTGGAAAATGA
- a CDS encoding ADP-ribosylglycohydrolase family protein — protein sequence MRQGVVDRAKGCFLGQLAGDALGSLVEFQTKAQIKAKYPGGVRDMHDGGTWNTLAGQPTDDSEMAIALARSIIESAGFDEKKVLRAYQEWSESDPFDIGATVSSGLVGMHNTASEANGALMRVSPIGILGSNFPLEQIGKLAELDAMITHPSIVCRQTNILFAKTLAYSIVDNPTPSEIYQAILAWSEDINAEQKLTDAIEKARSQPPLDFETNQGWVLIAFQNALYQLLNADSLEQGVIDTISFGGDTDTNGAIAGALLGAVHGSSAIPVRWRESLDRCMPSHTRNDVYRPRPEKYWPVHAENIVMSLLNVAQSDP from the coding sequence ATGCGTCAAGGTGTCGTAGATAGAGCAAAGGGATGCTTCCTAGGCCAACTCGCCGGTGACGCGCTTGGTTCGCTTGTAGAGTTCCAAACGAAGGCCCAAATTAAAGCCAAGTACCCAGGCGGCGTCCGGGACATGCACGATGGTGGGACTTGGAATACTCTTGCAGGCCAACCAACCGACGACTCGGAAATGGCCATCGCTCTGGCGAGATCAATAATCGAGTCAGCTGGCTTCGATGAGAAGAAGGTTTTACGTGCTTACCAAGAGTGGAGCGAATCTGACCCTTTCGACATCGGTGCAACAGTTTCGTCGGGGCTAGTCGGTATGCATAACACCGCGAGCGAAGCCAACGGCGCACTGATGCGCGTATCGCCTATTGGCATTCTGGGGTCAAACTTTCCACTCGAACAAATTGGAAAATTAGCAGAACTTGACGCAATGATTACACATCCGTCTATTGTTTGCCGTCAAACGAATATCCTGTTTGCTAAAACGTTGGCCTACTCAATCGTTGATAATCCAACCCCGTCAGAGATATACCAAGCGATACTGGCTTGGTCGGAAGACATAAATGCCGAACAAAAGCTGACTGATGCAATAGAGAAAGCCCGATCGCAACCACCGCTAGACTTCGAAACGAATCAGGGTTGGGTTTTAATAGCTTTTCAAAATGCTCTGTACCAACTGCTTAATGCAGACTCATTAGAACAAGGCGTGATCGACACGATCTCTTTCGGCGGAGATACCGATACGAATGGTGCAATTGCAGGGGCTCTTTTGGGTGCGGTGCATGGATCGTCAGCAATTCCAGTGCGATGGCGCGAATCCTTAGATAGGTGCATGCCTTCCCATACTAGAAACGACGTTTATAGACCTAGGCCAGAAAAATACTGGCCAGTACACGCTGAAAATATCGTGATGTCATTGTTAAATGTAGCGCAAAGTGACCCTTAA
- a CDS encoding transposase — MPEPQKTKVWRDWRFRFVVSNHLSALSGLTTKIHMLADALGRPLRFIVTAGQVGDITQAPALLEGQTGKAVLADKAYDSNALRAVISTMGDKAVIPSNRSRKVIIPHDEVA; from the coding sequence TTGCCAGAACCCCAAAAAACGAAGGTGTGGCGCGATTGGCGTTTCCGCTTCGTTGTATCAAACCATCTGTCCGCCCTCAGTGGGCTGACCACCAAGATCCACATGCTGGCCGATGCGCTGGGCCGCCCCTTGCGGTTCATCGTAACGGCAGGTCAGGTTGGCGACATCACCCAAGCACCGGCTCTGCTGGAGGGGCAGACCGGTAAGGCGGTTCTTGCCGACAAGGCCTATGACAGCAATGCGCTGCGGGCGGTCATTTCTACCATGGGCGACAAAGCCGTCATCCCGTCAAACCGCTCACGCAAGGTGATCATCCCCCATGATGAAGTAGCCTAA
- a CDS encoding RHS repeat-associated core domain-containing protein — translation MADAGETNYVPNTRDYVDKNGVHTNERAIPHTNESIDRDNAGAQLVAGATAKPELDQAYDDYARLTTLAKQRQQQAYDQALAESTEYYRNNKLAYIAKSLLTGDEDMLQKEAEAKSFNRDQQDFLSPSEASNYNKAQEIIAGNAGGAAHALGTGLINGTGIASEEHEKGSRADLHQQASTNEHPFLRFLGEIGPGIFFSRLMGKGEKPGETAPKPDPRPEPRPEAKPPAKPLPVGEPISVTNGEYLETWRDFFIPGTLPFDGARYMGLKLVLPQNYANPLGPCQISMFDEVFSNPERGKLLLHNADGKAIGFDRPFNFLPSHNGGYPHLELNAPWLKQLRLKDRGIVKGFRQYDDDVYRLEQIEDLNGHKLIFHRNDEGLLETIDGPDGLMLRFENNEKGQRTRIALLGSEGEELELSRYTYDAHGRMTDAQCSFGMSVRYVWLRDSNLLASWNNLARQSETHFTYDDEGRVVRTKTNGIWNDDRFDYRYGETGYVPGGNEHAAQIFRYDDHENVTEEIDPLGGIISHSYNSHGLRTSTTDQNGNANRTSYDTHGNVKEIVDAEGRSTIYGWGDNGELMIVIDGAGNRKTFKHDDKSNVVSETDAEGNVTHLIRDHLGHVVETHFASGAVERRTWDKHNRLESITDAKGNNTRCEYDAFNRLIATTSSSGSRTLREYAAGAGGFDTISRVTRPDGIAVSRSFDGGGQLASVTDGEGRLWSYRYGAFGILEAIGDPKGGELSLETDIEGRLISVTNAQGLTYSYERDAAGRVILEEDFDGRAWRYARDPAGQITQTIKPDGARLRYAYDKSGLIKRVETFTAKDEPEDVTRFWYDGRGLLIRAENKAALVEFGRDRNGRIVSEAINGKRIRSSIDAMGRRIRREILGLGASLTDYVRDPLGAVEKLIADDTEISFERDGFGQEKARRMGGFNLLQRFDKAGQLVVQVAGPATAHGLDASRLGWQSDRGNAPKPAGAIPEHAHRVYEYDRAFAPVGIDDGLWGKRQFTYDDNGQLTSAEASTGSERFSYDSARNIAGASSSIEISGEPFPYGKAFDQTFGSVIPAAAPGNWQRSPSGVVQMARGPKGERTQLTHDDCGRVIERRVERDGFRPQRWRYGWDIHDRLVSASKLDGEEWYFRYDPFGRRISKVRRLGGEEKDRVLRLWPTLVDADGRPAEIRAGEGSFQADVDNPPAVGTAYLWDGDRMVAEAPLRLDGHIAWNEAKHWHFEDETHRLLAKRQSDGEMLAVVCDHLGTPKEMFDHNGKLVWAADHHVWGSVRTTRTFGALAVARTHDPDTSELQCPWRFPGQYADAETGLCYNRYRHYDPFTGQYTSPDPIGLAGGERPQGYVENPRVAFDPHGLSAWMTATHRNSLSSGKPLFRGDARAPSEIFAEGFKPWGDSKDIIAHAIGARDPASYFVSTSADIAVASKPHFSQGRYVYHIDKRVEGIDVNKYHNLSGKTNFHEREFEIAVPGAVRPSDIIGVQPVLPGNRLGTMVPNPNYVP, via the coding sequence GTGGCTGATGCCGGTGAAACTAACTATGTTCCGAACACCCGCGATTATGTTGATAAGAACGGCGTGCATACCAATGAACGCGCCATTCCGCATACGAACGAGAGCATAGATCGAGACAACGCGGGTGCACAGCTCGTTGCTGGCGCTACTGCAAAGCCGGAGCTCGATCAGGCTTACGATGATTATGCAAGACTGACTACGTTAGCAAAACAAAGACAGCAGCAGGCATATGATCAAGCTCTTGCTGAGAGCACTGAGTATTACAGAAATAACAAACTGGCCTACATTGCGAAAAGCCTTTTAACAGGCGATGAGGATATGCTCCAGAAAGAGGCTGAAGCAAAATCCTTCAATCGCGATCAGCAAGACTTTCTATCTCCTTCGGAAGCGTCGAACTATAACAAAGCGCAGGAAATTATCGCGGGCAATGCAGGAGGTGCGGCGCACGCACTGGGAACGGGCTTAATCAACGGCACAGGCATCGCATCTGAGGAACATGAGAAAGGAAGTAGAGCAGATCTACATCAACAAGCCTCAACGAATGAACATCCATTTCTAAGATTTCTCGGCGAGATCGGTCCGGGGATATTTTTCTCCCGATTGATGGGCAAGGGCGAGAAGCCCGGCGAGACTGCACCTAAACCTGATCCTAGGCCAGAACCACGACCCGAAGCCAAACCTCCAGCGAAGCCTTTGCCTGTGGGTGAACCTATCTCCGTTACCAACGGTGAGTATCTGGAAACATGGCGTGACTTCTTTATTCCAGGAACTCTGCCGTTCGATGGCGCCCGCTACATGGGCCTAAAGCTTGTTCTTCCGCAGAACTATGCAAATCCGCTCGGACCGTGCCAGATCTCCATGTTCGATGAGGTGTTTTCGAACCCAGAACGCGGAAAGCTTTTACTTCATAATGCCGACGGCAAGGCTATCGGCTTCGACCGCCCGTTCAATTTCCTGCCCTCACACAATGGCGGCTACCCTCATCTCGAGCTGAATGCACCCTGGCTCAAACAGCTTCGCCTCAAGGATCGAGGGATCGTCAAAGGCTTTCGCCAGTATGATGACGACGTCTACCGACTAGAGCAGATTGAGGACCTCAATGGCCATAAGCTAATTTTCCATCGAAACGATGAAGGATTGCTTGAAACGATTGACGGCCCAGATGGGTTGATGTTGCGTTTCGAAAATAACGAGAAGGGGCAACGCACCCGGATCGCTTTGCTCGGTAGTGAAGGCGAGGAGCTGGAGCTCTCACGGTACACCTACGACGCCCACGGTCGAATGACCGACGCTCAGTGCTCTTTCGGCATGTCGGTGCGTTATGTATGGCTTCGAGACTCCAATCTGCTGGCATCCTGGAACAATCTGGCGCGCCAGTCGGAAACCCATTTTACCTATGACGACGAGGGGCGGGTCGTTCGCACGAAGACAAATGGTATATGGAACGACGATCGGTTTGATTATCGCTATGGTGAAACGGGGTATGTGCCAGGCGGCAACGAACACGCCGCCCAAATATTCCGCTATGATGACCACGAGAACGTCACCGAAGAGATCGACCCGCTCGGCGGGATCATCTCCCACAGCTACAACAGTCACGGATTACGTACGTCAACGACTGACCAGAACGGCAATGCCAATCGCACCTCCTACGACACTCATGGCAATGTAAAGGAAATTGTCGATGCGGAAGGCCGCTCTACCATCTATGGCTGGGGCGACAATGGCGAGTTGATGATCGTCATTGACGGAGCCGGAAACCGCAAGACTTTCAAGCATGATGATAAGTCAAATGTCGTCTCTGAGACAGACGCGGAAGGCAACGTCACCCATCTTATCCGCGACCATCTGGGCCACGTCGTCGAAACCCATTTTGCCAGCGGCGCAGTCGAGCGCCGCACTTGGGACAAACATAATCGACTCGAGTCCATCACCGATGCCAAGGGCAACAACACCCGTTGTGAATACGACGCATTCAACCGCCTGATCGCAACGACGAGCTCCAGCGGGTCGCGAACCCTTCGTGAATATGCGGCTGGCGCAGGCGGTTTCGATACCATCAGCAGGGTCACGAGACCCGATGGCATAGCCGTCAGTCGCAGTTTCGATGGAGGAGGTCAGCTTGCATCGGTCACCGATGGCGAAGGACGATTGTGGAGCTATCGCTACGGCGCCTTCGGCATCCTGGAAGCGATTGGCGATCCGAAAGGCGGTGAACTCAGTCTAGAGACAGACATAGAAGGGCGTCTGATCTCGGTCACCAACGCGCAAGGATTGACCTACAGCTATGAGCGCGATGCTGCGGGACGGGTCATCCTGGAGGAGGACTTTGACGGAAGGGCCTGGCGGTATGCGCGGGATCCAGCCGGACAGATCACGCAGACGATCAAGCCTGATGGCGCAAGGCTGCGCTACGCCTACGACAAATCCGGTCTGATCAAGCGCGTCGAGACCTTCACCGCCAAAGACGAGCCCGAAGACGTTACACGTTTCTGGTATGACGGACGCGGTCTTCTCATTCGTGCGGAGAACAAGGCTGCGCTGGTAGAGTTCGGCCGTGACCGCAACGGTCGTATTGTCAGTGAGGCAATCAACGGCAAGCGTATACGCTCTAGCATTGATGCCATGGGTCGCCGCATCCGTCGAGAAATCCTTGGCCTTGGCGCATCATTAACGGACTACGTCCGTGATCCGTTGGGAGCGGTCGAAAAGCTCATTGCAGACGACACGGAGATCAGCTTCGAACGTGACGGTTTCGGCCAGGAGAAAGCTCGGCGTATGGGCGGCTTCAATCTGCTCCAACGGTTTGACAAAGCAGGTCAACTGGTTGTGCAGGTCGCCGGTCCGGCTACGGCACATGGTCTCGACGCGTCACGTCTCGGCTGGCAGTCTGATCGTGGTAATGCGCCAAAACCGGCAGGAGCTATACCCGAACATGCCCACCGTGTCTATGAGTATGACCGGGCCTTTGCTCCAGTCGGCATCGATGATGGTCTTTGGGGCAAACGCCAGTTTACCTACGATGACAACGGGCAATTGACGAGCGCTGAAGCCTCGACAGGCTCGGAACGCTTTTCCTATGACAGCGCGCGCAACATTGCAGGCGCCTCTTCATCCATTGAAATATCCGGTGAGCCCTTCCCTTACGGAAAAGCGTTCGACCAGACATTCGGCTCCGTCATTCCGGCAGCCGCTCCCGGCAACTGGCAGCGTTCACCCAGTGGCGTCGTGCAGATGGCGCGGGGTCCAAAGGGCGAGCGCACTCAACTGACACATGACGACTGCGGCCGCGTGATCGAGCGACGGGTCGAACGCGACGGTTTCAGGCCGCAGCGCTGGCGCTATGGCTGGGACATTCATGACCGGCTTGTAAGCGCAAGTAAGCTGGATGGAGAGGAATGGTATTTCCGCTACGATCCCTTCGGACGCAGGATTTCCAAGGTACGGCGCCTTGGCGGTGAAGAAAAGGATCGTGTTCTCAGGCTCTGGCCGACACTTGTCGACGCGGATGGACGTCCGGCAGAGATACGGGCTGGCGAAGGATCGTTCCAGGCTGATGTCGACAACCCTCCAGCAGTGGGCACAGCCTATCTGTGGGACGGCGACCGCATGGTGGCAGAAGCACCGCTGCGGCTCGACGGTCACATCGCATGGAATGAGGCAAAGCATTGGCATTTCGAGGATGAAACTCATAGGCTGCTCGCCAAGCGACAGTCAGACGGGGAGATGCTGGCAGTCGTCTGCGATCATCTCGGCACGCCAAAGGAGATGTTCGACCATAACGGGAAACTTGTCTGGGCTGCCGATCATCACGTTTGGGGCTCTGTGCGTACAACGCGGACATTTGGTGCGTTGGCAGTTGCACGTACTCACGACCCAGACACAAGCGAGCTTCAATGCCCTTGGCGCTTTCCCGGACAGTACGCGGATGCCGAAACGGGCCTCTGCTACAACCGCTACCGCCACTACGATCCGTTCACAGGGCAGTACACAAGTCCCGACCCGATTGGACTGGCCGGCGGGGAAAGACCGCAGGGATATGTTGAAAATCCTAGAGTAGCATTTGATCCCCATGGATTAAGCGCTTGGATGACGGCAACTCACAGAAATTCTTTAAGTTCTGGAAAACCACTGTTCCGAGGGGACGCTCGCGCGCCGTCCGAAATATTCGCGGAGGGTTTTAAACCTTGGGGTGACAGTAAAGACATTATTGCACATGCGATTGGTGCAAGAGACCCAGCAAGCTACTTTGTTTCAACTTCGGCTGACATCGCGGTCGCATCTAAACCCCATTTTTCCCAAGGTAGATACGTCTACCATATCGACAAAAGGGTAGAAGGAATAGATGTGAACAAATATCACAATCTTTCTGGTAAAACAAACTTCCATGAACGCGAGTTTGAAATTGCTGTGCCAGGTGCGGTAAGGCCTAGTGATATTATCGGTGTTCAACCTGTGCTACCAGGCAATCGATTAGGAACAATGGTACCTAATCCAAATTATGTTCCGTGA
- a CDS encoding Mu transposase C-terminal domain-containing protein: protein MRFWLTFLPEQERTLQPTGIHLFGLRYWTAALNADVGSANRRLLVKYDPRDMSRVFVRRQSGNFVEARYADLTLPSITLHEALAARRALRAKGRREMNTRTIVGTAIEH from the coding sequence ATGCGTTTTTGGCTGACATTCCTGCCCGAGCAGGAGCGCACGCTGCAACCAACCGGTATCCACCTGTTTGGACTGCGCTATTGGACGGCAGCCCTCAATGCCGACGTTGGAAGTGCAAATCGCAGGTTGCTCGTCAAATACGATCCTCGGGACATGTCTCGTGTCTTCGTGCGGCGACAATCGGGCAACTTCGTGGAAGCTCGCTACGCCGATCTTACCTTGCCTTCGATAACACTGCACGAAGCCTTGGCGGCGCGCCGAGCGCTTCGGGCGAAGGGGCGACGAGAGATGAATACCCGCACCATCGTTGGCACAGCGATCGAGCATTGA
- a CDS encoding TetR/AcrR family transcriptional regulator, which produces MRVSRAQAEENRDRVIDVASRLFREHGFDGIGLKDLMKGAGLTQGAFYKQFTSKDDLAALASARAMESATKRWSEAAANSYDPLEAVMDFYLSTDHRGEKAEGCPLVALGSDVARQNEEVKQPFEDGIRAHFDVLENLVGGAGDPEASEKAMAILSLMVGAVTLSRLTQDETLSQGVLKSAADEVRRIAGRADTP; this is translated from the coding sequence ATGAGAGTGAGCCGAGCGCAGGCAGAGGAGAACCGGGACAGGGTAATTGATGTCGCAAGCCGTCTATTTCGAGAGCATGGCTTCGATGGCATAGGACTGAAGGACCTGATGAAAGGTGCTGGTCTCACCCAGGGTGCTTTCTACAAACAGTTCACGTCCAAGGATGACCTCGCGGCACTCGCATCGGCGAGAGCTATGGAGAGCGCTACAAAAAGATGGTCCGAAGCCGCAGCAAACAGCTATGATCCGCTCGAAGCTGTCATGGACTTCTACCTCTCGACGGACCACCGGGGAGAGAAGGCAGAAGGTTGTCCTCTGGTGGCTCTGGGATCGGACGTTGCTCGCCAGAACGAAGAGGTCAAGCAACCATTCGAGGACGGAATTCGCGCCCATTTCGATGTGCTGGAAAACCTGGTGGGCGGAGCCGGTGACCCGGAAGCCAGCGAAAAGGCTATGGCGATCCTTTCCCTCATGGTGGGTGCGGTCACGCTGTCACGTCTTACCCAAGATGAGACCCTGTCTCAGGGCGTCTTGAAGTCAGCGGCTGACGAAGTCCGGCGTATCGCAGGTCGGGCTGATACACCCTGA
- a CDS encoding tripartite tricarboxylate transporter substrate-binding protein has product MGCAGVFTQPRPIAVAGTQRISSLPDVPAISETLKGVDLQGWFMVIAPAGTPAEIVNTMSKAIAKALAEPDVVERAPTLGFEVEQGANIPPDGAKDFLDVGLRR; this is encoded by the coding sequence GTGGGTTGCGCTGGTGTCTTCACACAGCCTCGGCCAATTGCAGTCGCAGGCACTCAGCGTATCTCGTCTCTCCCCGATGTACCGGCAATTTCGGAGACGCTCAAAGGCGTCGATCTCCAAGGCTGGTTTATGGTCATCGCGCCAGCCGGAACGCCTGCCGAGATCGTGAATACAATGAGCAAGGCAATCGCCAAGGCGCTCGCAGAACCGGATGTTGTGGAACGCGCACCCACACTCGGCTTTGAGGTTGAGCAGGGCGCCAACATCCCTCCTGATGGTGCCAAGGACTTCCTTGATGTGGGTTTAAGACGTTGA
- a CDS encoding integrase catalytic domain-containing protein — protein sequence MRRSSKVAAGDMALLAAELDVSRATAFRLIKLFRAGGTVMSLVERKPGRPNGRRMLDDRREEIIPTSINRYYLNKNRPGVSQLIRDVQTTCVSVGIKPPHRQTIESRIEDIDLQKRAKRRGEAEIVKRTTAVPGVLTASRPLQIVQIDHTKADVFIVDEETHLPIGRPWLTLAMDVCTRMVTGFYLTMDAPSQLSTNLCLLHSVFDKLPWLREREIIEPWPVAGLPETLLVDNGSDFSSRAFKRGVRMRAWRSIGVHPANRGSVAI from the coding sequence ATGCGCCGGTCTAGCAAGGTAGCGGCCGGGGATATGGCGCTGCTGGCTGCCGAACTAGACGTCAGTCGGGCAACTGCATTCCGCCTTATCAAGCTATTTCGAGCTGGAGGAACGGTGATGTCGCTGGTGGAGCGCAAACCCGGTCGACCTAACGGCCGCAGGATGCTCGACGATAGGCGAGAGGAAATCATCCCCACCAGCATCAACCGATACTACTTGAATAAGAACCGTCCGGGTGTTTCTCAATTAATTCGTGATGTACAGACGACCTGCGTTTCGGTCGGGATTAAACCGCCACATCGCCAGACGATCGAATCACGGATCGAGGACATCGACCTTCAGAAGCGTGCCAAACGACGGGGCGAAGCCGAAATCGTGAAGCGGACGACCGCTGTTCCTGGAGTGCTCACTGCGTCACGTCCACTCCAGATTGTCCAAATCGATCATACCAAAGCAGATGTCTTCATCGTCGACGAGGAAACCCATCTGCCGATCGGGAGGCCTTGGCTAACTCTTGCCATGGACGTCTGCACTCGGATGGTAACAGGATTTTACCTCACGATGGACGCCCCCTCCCAGCTCTCGACCAATTTATGCTTGCTACACTCCGTCTTTGACAAATTGCCTTGGCTGCGGGAGCGCGAGATCATCGAACCGTGGCCCGTAGCTGGACTCCCAGAGACATTGCTTGTCGATAACGGCAGCGACTTCAGCAGTCGTGCTTTCAAGAGGGGTGTGAGGATGCGGGCATGGCGATCAATTGGCGTCCACCCGGCGAACCGCGGTTCGGTGGCCATATAG